In Strigops habroptila isolate Jane chromosome 16, bStrHab1.2.pri, whole genome shotgun sequence, a genomic segment contains:
- the SLC25A33 gene encoding solute carrier family 25 member 33 isoform X2: protein MVRPTSVSPGLFSVLKSILEKEGPRSLFRGLGPNLVGVAPSRAVYFACYSKAKEQFNGIFVPNSNVVHICSAGSAAFITNSLMNPIWMVKTRMQLERKVRGSKPMNALQCARYVYQTEGVRGFYRGLTASYAGISETIICFAIYESLKKHLKEVQLPPSPPNGTERNSTNFFGLMFAAAVSKGCASCIAYPHEVIRTRLREEGTKYKTFIQTARLVAREEGYSAFYRGLFAQLIRQIPNTAIVLSTYELIVYLLEDRAK from the exons gtCAATTCTGGAAAAAGAAGGACCAAGGTCACTCTTCCGAGGGCTGGGTCCAAACTTGGTTGGAGTTGCACCATCAAG AGCTGTCTATTTTGCATGCTACTCCAAAGCTAAAGAACAATTTAATGGCATTTTCGTGCCCAACAGCAATGTTGTGCACATCTGTTCTGCAGGCTCTGCAG cttttatcaCAAATTCCCTCATGAATCCTATATGGATGGTGAAAACCAGAATGCAGCTTGAACGGAA agtCAGGGGTTCGAAACCAATGAATGCTTTGCAGTGTGCTAGATATGTTTACCAGACAGAAGGTGTCCGCGGCTTTTATAGGGGCCTGACTGCTTCCTATGCTGGGATTTCTGAGACCATTATCTGCTTTGCTATttatgaaagtttaaaaaagcacTTAAAGGAAGTGCAACTGCCCCCTTCTCCTCCGAACGGGACCGAAAGGAACTCAACCAACTTCTTTGGACtgatgtttgctgctgctgtttccaagGGCTGTGCTTCTTGTATTGCTTATCCACATG aggTTATACGGACACGGCTGCGAGAAGAAGGCACTAAGTACAAGACCTTTATTCAGACAGCACGTCTGGTAGCACGTGAAGAAGGGTATTCTGCCTTCTACAGAGGACTCTTTGCCCAGCTCATCCGGCAGATACCAAACACAGCCATTGTGTTGTCCACCTATGAGTTAATTGTCTATCTGTTAGAAGACCGTGCAAAGTAG